A genomic window from Purpureocillium takamizusanense chromosome 2, complete sequence includes:
- a CDS encoding uncharacterized protein (COG:S~EggNog:ENOG503NV5F), with the protein MHWINDIALAQNNTALVSASSDLSVKVWRPHSQEDNTRALTIGEHADYVKCVATPPADVNANWVASGGLDRKICLWDLNGGGKTLEVDVKGEEITEKGSVYALAVGRNLLASGGPEKMVRLYDPRTGSRVSKLVGHLDNIRSILIDEAGDTILSASADKTIKMWSVRGGRCMYTFTMHDESIWSLYSDDPRLGIFYSSDRSGLVAKTDVRGSLEDMDDGLSLAIAQEHFGVSKVVAANGYIWTATNRSSINRWADVDTGGDLKLPEAFRHQRAASAASHRPRQSSLSKVDAPKDKDREIPSESVLRLSNTAVFPSRPTLDPESNTLNDTLARRGSEVIVEQPDPEVKPIHQLPEETIEGQFGLLKHKMLNDRRRVLTLDTAGDVLLWDLISCTSIQSFGKQHLEDVEKLVNTREAVAPWCSVDLSSGNLTVVLEPFNCFDAEIYADELQLQEPIEFREDQRISLGRWILRYLFANLIDEEIKRDELYRQKLNEEVEKRLAARQANAPAAIDIPSPGLQGQEQVTTPRANGAHLTLPTPGLGIGLATPGPAGSLPGVPEEAVVSPSERRVSAEKDDYFSADASAKPATTAPATDDAKTSMDEKGKDKEKDKDKAGEAAKSPSTPFGKKFRMSFSSKKLGRSLSQATQEKPVVTEDKAEESESSSNHEKEVDDSFFGVIQRIRNEYDKQLAEVPDKLVETRVTPSLPTETPVLKLPPGTKVIIQEETSGGSANLYEGTVENVGRDADIIEQKAPMWLGDVLLQNQIPLKDPVKISFVLHPMGDLLPISPADGTNRLNANRMLRVKKILAYIAERIEELPQEEEEEEDDGLQPEEYLELYCNDQLLSPAMSLATIRTHVWKGGNDVVLYYKANGRKVVKPLKQPSEAPAAEGEGAAPATGAPAPEAGTAAPSS; encoded by the exons ATGCACTGGATCAACGACATCGCCCTAGCACAGAACAACACGGCGCTGGTATCTGCCTCGTCCGACCTGTCCGTCAAGGTGTGGCGGCCGCACTCCCAAGAGGACAACACGCGTGCTCTGACCATCGGAGAGCACGCCGACTACGTCAAGTGCGTTGCTACCCCTCCAGCCGACGTCAACGCCAATTGGGTCGCGTCCGGCGGCCTCGATCGCAAAATATGCCTGTGGGACCTCAACGGGGGCGGCAAGACACTCGAGGTCGACGTCAAGGGCGAGGAAATCACCGAAAAGGGCTCCGTctacgccctcgccgtcgggcgcAACCTCTtagccagcggcggcccggaGAAGATGGTTCGGCTATATGATCCCAGGACAGGCTCTCGGGTCTCCAAGCTCGTCGGTCATTTGGACAACATTCGCTCCATCCTCATCGACGAAGCTGGTGACACCATTCTGAGTGCCAGCGCCGACAAGACCATCAAGATGTGGAGCGTCAGGGGCGGTCGCTGCATGTACACCTTCACCATGCACGACGAGAGCATCTGGTCCCTCTACTCGGACGACCCTCGCCTCGGCATATTCTACAGCAGCGACCGCTCTGGCCTGGTTGCCAAGACCGACGTCCGCGGGAgcctcgaggacatggacgacgggCTCAGCCTTGCCATCGCCCAGGAGCACTTTGGCGTGTCCAAGGTGGTTGCCGCTAACGGCTACATCTGGACAGCGACCAACAGGTCATCCATCAACCGCTGGGCAGACGTggacacgggcggcgacctcaAGCTGCCAGAGGCGTTCCGACACCAGCGGGCGGCCTCTGCGGCATCCCACCGGCCCCGTCAATCGTCGCTCTCCAAGGTCGACGCccccaaggacaaggacagggAGATACCTTCCGAGTCTGTCTTGCGACTATCAAACACGGCCGTCTTTCCCTCGAGGCCCACACTTGACCCAGAGTCCAACACCCTCAACGACACCTTGGCTAGGAGGGGGTCAGAGGTCATTGTCGAGCAGCCAGATCCCGAGGTGAAGCCTATCCATCAGTTGCCGGAAGAGACCATCGAGGGCCAGTTCGGTCTCCTGAAGCACAAAATGCTCAACGATAGGAGACGAGTTCTAACTCTGGACACCGCTGGCGATGTCCTCCTATGGGACTTGATCTCC TGTACCTCCATACAAAGCTTTGGCAAACAGCACCTCGAAGACGTGGAAAAGCTGGTCAACACCCGCGAGGCTGTCGCTCCGTGGTGCTCGGTCGACCTCAGCTCCGGAAATCTCACAGTTGTCTTGGAGCCGTTCAACTGCTTTGATGCCGAGATTTATGCCGACGAGCTCCAACTGCAGGAGCCGATTGAGTTCAGAGAAGACCAGAGAA TCAGCCTTGGACGGTGGATTCTTCGATACCTTTTTGCGAATCTAATTGATGAAGAAATCAAACGAGACGAACTCTACCGCCAAAAGCTGAATGAAGAGGTTGAGAAGAGACTAGCCGCTAGACAAGCCAACGCTCCGGCAGCCATCGATATCCCCTCACCTGGTCTGCAGGGACAAGAGCAGGTCACGACACCTCGGGCGAATGGGGCTCACCTAACCCTCCCGACACCGGGCCTTGGAATCGGTCTCGCAACTCCCGGTCCAGCTGGAAGCCTGCCGGGGGTCCCAGAGGAGGCTGTGGTCAGCCCGTCAGAACGCCGTGTTTCGGCAGAGAAGGACGACTACTTCTCGGCCGACGCATCTGCCAAACCGGCTACGACGGCGCCAGCAACCGATGACGCCAAAACATCGATGGATGAGAAGGGAAAGGACAAAGAGAAGGATAAAGACAaagccggcgaggctgccaaATCGCCCAGCACCCCTTTTGGAAAGAAGTTTAGAATGTCTTTCAGCTCCAAAAAGCTTGGTCGCTCATTGTCTCAAGCCACGCAGGAGAAGCCGGTGGTCACCGAGGACAAGGCGGAGGAGTCGGAATCATCTTCAAACCACGAAAAGGAGGTCGATGACAGCTTCTTTGGCGTGATCCAAAGGATCCGCAATGAGTACGACAAACAATTGGCAGAGGTGCCGGACAAGCTCGTGGAGACGCGCGTTACGCCGAGCCTCCCTACCGAAACGCCAGTCTTGAAACTGCCCCCGGGGACCAAGGTCATCATTCAAGAGGAGACCTCTGGGGGTAGCGCAAATCTGTACGAGGGCACCGTCGAGAATGTCGGCCGAGATGCCGACATCATCGAGCAGAAGGCGCCGATGTGGCTGGGCGACGTCCTGCTCCAGAACCAGATTCCCTTGAAAGACCCCGTCAAGATCTCTTTCGTCCTGCACCCAATGGGCGATCTGCTCCCCATCTCcccggccgacggcaccaaCAGGCTCAATGCAAACAGGATGCTGCGGGTGAAGAAGATCTTGGCGTATATTGCTGAGAGAATCGAGGAGCTCccgcaggaggaggaggaggaggaggatgatgggTTGCAGCCGGAAGAGTACCTAGAACTGTACTGCAACGACCAG CTGCTGAGCCCAGCCATGAGTCTGGCCACCATCAGAACCCACGTGTGGAAGGGCGGCAACGATGTCGTCCTCTACTACAAGGCCAACGGCCGCAAGGTCGTCAAGCCTCTTAAGCAGCCCTCAGAGGCACCAGCTgctgagggcgagggcgcggctCCGGCCACAGGCGCGCCCGCACCAGAGGCTGGCActgctgcgccgtcgtcataG
- a CDS encoding uncharacterized protein (EggNog:ENOG503PGU1): MCRMVVFTGSCTRCGDSQTWEDLTQHLSCLEAKNNGSFGECEAGVFSEQHDFDHECERCAEEDEGVGDIEDEEMTFTAYSTTTSTGKRGADSTTTNESSNGRKKQRTSAEPTAESAV; this comes from the coding sequence ATGTGTCGTATGGTTGTATTTACGGGCTCATGTACCCGCTGTGGCGACTCGCAGACGTGGGAGGACCTTACGCAGCATCTCTCATGCCTCGAGGCCAAAAACAACGGGAGCTTTGGCGAGTGCGAGGCCGGGGTCTTCTCCGAGCAACACGATTTTGATCATGAGTGCGAGCGATgtgccgaagaagacgaaggtGTGGGTGACattgaggacgaggagatgaCATTTACCGCCTACTCAACAACGACCTCCACAGGCAAACGCGGCGCTGACTCTACGACCACAAACGAATCCAGCAACGGCCGGAAGAAACAAAGGACGTCGGCGGAACCGACCGCTGAGAGTGCCGTATGA
- a CDS encoding uncharacterized protein (SECRETED:SignalP(1-18~SECRETED:cutsite=VSA-SH~SECRETED:prob=0.9106)) has product MKLISSLVLFLLCGGVSASHEGWCKSKESTCVLTNPGKTEAEKKEFDKYKCHRNYPCEEEGHPCSFDKSSKGYVCQ; this is encoded by the exons ATGAAGCTCATCTCGTCTCTtgtcctcttcctcctttGCGGCGGCGTTTCCGCCTCTCATGAAGGC TGGTGCAAGTCGAAGGAATCTACCTGCGTCCTCACGAATCCAGGGAAGACCGAGGCAGAAAAGAAGGAGTTCGACAAGTACAAATGCCACCGCAATTATCCG TgcgaggaagaaggccaCCCCTGCTCGTTCGACAAGAGCAGCAAGGGGTACGTTTGCCAGTGA
- a CDS encoding uncharacterized protein (COG:S~EggNog:ENOG503NV5F) has protein sequence MAKKARQRISYVLENAKSSAGGHRLGVNGLAVDASNGILYSGGRDGIVCAWDVSLDTSRPAAGAAQESASKTAAQPPTTAFRAQCQAHMHWINDIALAQNNTALVSASSDLSVKVWRPHSQEDNTRALTIGEHADYVKCVATPPADVNANWVASGGLDRKICLWDLNGGGKTLEVDVKGEEITEKGSVYALAVGRNLLASGGPEKMVRLYDPRTGSRVSKLVGHLDNIRSILIDEAGDTILSASADKTIKMWSVRGGRCMYTFTMHDESIWSLYSDDPRLGIFYSSDRSGLVAKTDVRGSLEDMDDGLSLAIAQEHFGVSKVVAANGYIWTATNRSSINRWADVDTGGDLKLPEAFRHQRAASAASHRPRQSSLSKVDAPKDKDREIPSESVLRLSNTAVFPSRPTLDPESNTLNDTLARRGSEVIVEQPDPEVKPIHQLPEETIEGQFGLLKHKMLNDRRRVLTLDTAGDVLLWDLISVCGPGEQQMEALLTFSQCTSIQSFGKQHLEDVEKLVNTREAVAPWCSVDLSSGNLTVVLEPFNCFDAEIYADELQLQEPIEFREDQRISLGRWILRYLFANLIDEEIKRDELYRQKLNEEVEKRLAARQANAPAAIDIPSPGLQGQEQVTTPRANGAHLTLPTPGLGIGLATPGPAGSLPGVPEEAVVSPSERRVSAEKDDYFSADASAKPATTAPATDDAKTSMDEKGKDKEKDKDKAGEAAKSPSTPFGKKFRMSFSSKKLGRSLSQATQEKPVVTEDKAEESESSSNHEKEVDDSFFGVIQRIRNEYDKQLAEVPDKLVETRVTPSLPTETPVLKLPPGTKVIIQEETSGGSANLYEGTVENVGRDADIIEQKAPMWLGDVLLQNQIPLKDPVKISFVLHPMGDLLPISPADGTNRLNANRMLRVKKILAYIAERIEELPQEEEEEEDDGLQPEEYLELYCNDQLLSPAMSLATIRTHVWKGGNDVVLYYKANGRKVVKPLKQPSEAPAAEGEGAAPATGAPAPEAGTAAPSS, from the exons atggccaagaaggcgCGTCAACGCATTAGCTACG TTCTCGAGAATGCCAAATCGTCCGCTGGCGGCCATCGCCTAGGCGTCAacggccttgccgtcgatgcgAGCAACGGCATCCT CTACTCGGGTGGACGAGACGGCATCGTCTGCGCCTGGGATGTGAGCCTCGACACTTCTCGGCccgctgccggtgccgcccAGGAAAGTGCCTCCAAGACCGCGGCCCAGCCCCCAACGACCGCCTTTCGCGCCCAGTGCCAGGCGCACATGCACTGGATCAACGACATCGCCCTAGCACAGAACAACACGGCGCTGGTATCTGCCTCGTCCGACCTGTCCGTCAAGGTGTGGCGGCCGCACTCCCAAGAGGACAACACGCGTGCTCTGACCATCGGAGAGCACGCCGACTACGTCAAGTGCGTTGCTACCCCTCCAGCCGACGTCAACGCCAATTGGGTCGCGTCCGGCGGCCTCGATCGCAAAATATGCCTGTGGGACCTCAACGGGGGCGGCAAGACACTCGAGGTCGACGTCAAGGGCGAGGAAATCACCGAAAAGGGCTCCGTctacgccctcgccgtcgggcgcAACCTCTtagccagcggcggcccggaGAAGATGGTTCGGCTATATGATCCCAGGACAGGCTCTCGGGTCTCCAAGCTCGTCGGTCATTTGGACAACATTCGCTCCATCCTCATCGACGAAGCTGGTGACACCATTCTGAGTGCCAGCGCCGACAAGACCATCAAGATGTGGAGCGTCAGGGGCGGTCGCTGCATGTACACCTTCACCATGCACGACGAGAGCATCTGGTCCCTCTACTCGGACGACCCTCGCCTCGGCATATTCTACAGCAGCGACCGCTCTGGCCTGGTTGCCAAGACCGACGTCCGCGGGAgcctcgaggacatggacgacgggCTCAGCCTTGCCATCGCCCAGGAGCACTTTGGCGTGTCCAAGGTGGTTGCCGCTAACGGCTACATCTGGACAGCGACCAACAGGTCATCCATCAACCGCTGGGCAGACGTggacacgggcggcgacctcaAGCTGCCAGAGGCGTTCCGACACCAGCGGGCGGCCTCTGCGGCATCCCACCGGCCCCGTCAATCGTCGCTCTCCAAGGTCGACGCccccaaggacaaggacagggAGATACCTTCCGAGTCTGTCTTGCGACTATCAAACACGGCCGTCTTTCCCTCGAGGCCCACACTTGACCCAGAGTCCAACACCCTCAACGACACCTTGGCTAGGAGGGGGTCAGAGGTCATTGTCGAGCAGCCAGATCCCGAGGTGAAGCCTATCCATCAGTTGCCGGAAGAGACCATCGAGGGCCAGTTCGGTCTCCTGAAGCACAAAATGCTCAACGATAGGAGACGAGTTCTAACTCTGGACACCGCTGGCGATGTCCTCCTATGGGACTTGATCTCCGTATGTGGCCCCGGGGAACAGCAAATGGAAGCGCTACTGACATTTTCTCAGTGTACCTCCATACAAAGCTTTGGCAAACAGCACCTCGAAGACGTGGAAAAGCTGGTCAACACCCGCGAGGCTGTCGCTCCGTGGTGCTCGGTCGACCTCAGCTCCGGAAATCTCACAGTTGTCTTGGAGCCGTTCAACTGCTTTGATGCCGAGATTTATGCCGACGAGCTCCAACTGCAGGAGCCGATTGAGTTCAGAGAAGACCAGAGAA TCAGCCTTGGACGGTGGATTCTTCGATACCTTTTTGCGAATCTAATTGATGAAGAAATCAAACGAGACGAACTCTACCGCCAAAAGCTGAATGAAGAGGTTGAGAAGAGACTAGCCGCTAGACAAGCCAACGCTCCGGCAGCCATCGATATCCCCTCACCTGGTCTGCAGGGACAAGAGCAGGTCACGACACCTCGGGCGAATGGGGCTCACCTAACCCTCCCGACACCGGGCCTTGGAATCGGTCTCGCAACTCCCGGTCCAGCTGGAAGCCTGCCGGGGGTCCCAGAGGAGGCTGTGGTCAGCCCGTCAGAACGCCGTGTTTCGGCAGAGAAGGACGACTACTTCTCGGCCGACGCATCTGCCAAACCGGCTACGACGGCGCCAGCAACCGATGACGCCAAAACATCGATGGATGAGAAGGGAAAGGACAAAGAGAAGGATAAAGACAaagccggcgaggctgccaaATCGCCCAGCACCCCTTTTGGAAAGAAGTTTAGAATGTCTTTCAGCTCCAAAAAGCTTGGTCGCTCATTGTCTCAAGCCACGCAGGAGAAGCCGGTGGTCACCGAGGACAAGGCGGAGGAGTCGGAATCATCTTCAAACCACGAAAAGGAGGTCGATGACAGCTTCTTTGGCGTGATCCAAAGGATCCGCAATGAGTACGACAAACAATTGGCAGAGGTGCCGGACAAGCTCGTGGAGACGCGCGTTACGCCGAGCCTCCCTACCGAAACGCCAGTCTTGAAACTGCCCCCGGGGACCAAGGTCATCATTCAAGAGGAGACCTCTGGGGGTAGCGCAAATCTGTACGAGGGCACCGTCGAGAATGTCGGCCGAGATGCCGACATCATCGAGCAGAAGGCGCCGATGTGGCTGGGCGACGTCCTGCTCCAGAACCAGATTCCCTTGAAAGACCCCGTCAAGATCTCTTTCGTCCTGCACCCAATGGGCGATCTGCTCCCCATCTCcccggccgacggcaccaaCAGGCTCAATGCAAACAGGATGCTGCGGGTGAAGAAGATCTTGGCGTATATTGCTGAGAGAATCGAGGAGCTCccgcaggaggaggaggaggaggaggatgatgggTTGCAGCCGGAAGAGTACCTAGAACTGTACTGCAACGACCAG CTGCTGAGCCCAGCCATGAGTCTGGCCACCATCAGAACCCACGTGTGGAAGGGCGGCAACGATGTCGTCCTCTACTACAAGGCCAACGGCCGCAAGGTCGTCAAGCCTCTTAAGCAGCCCTCAGAGGCACCAGCTgctgagggcgagggcgcggctCCGGCCACAGGCGCGCCCGCACCAGAGGCTGGCActgctgcgccgtcgtcataG
- a CDS encoding uncharacterized protein (EggNog:ENOG503NZDZ~COG:A) gives MADSQPQPDIKSILAALAAQRPPATTPSQTPPGAPGHGYPAPSSTQPGSYPGAPPPPAGPPGYGGGSGLPAPAASGNVDLSAIRPVNSGTMSFDDIVSQARAFAAEKGATSYDRPLVYGSDSRNSDRAYRRSRSRSPPRGDFHSNDRRGAHGRDYPRDRSYSPPARGRTFSPRAGANSGRDRSPLRGGDDNSETIQIESSLVGLIIGRQGENLRRIEAESNCRVQFLAPTDAGSHRQCRISGPRARRAEVKAAINRIIEDSGMGALNRPQEKPRDQGRGGSAALREGEDHMQIMVPDRTVGLIIGRGGETIRDLQERSGCHINIVGESKSVNGLRPVNLIGTVEAAARAKDFIMEIVDSDTRGDGPAAKKAPGGERNDRPPRDIGGGGPDKLNDSIYVPSDAVGMIIGKGGETIRDMQNATGCKINVAQSSGPGEVQREIALIGSRDSIERAKLAIDEKVEAVKSGGGSGGGGGRGRGYQDLDRSSYSQPGASASTNQAAPQAAAGDASDPYAQYGGYQNYVALWYQSLMYQQQQQGGQGAPAGAPAPGAQ, from the exons atggcggactCACAACCCCAGCCTGACATCAAGAGCATCCTTGCTGCCCTTG CGGCCCAGCGACCACCCGCAACGACACCCTCACAGACTCCTCCGGGAGCTCCTGGCCATGGGTATCCagctccgtcgtcgacccaaCCCGGGTCATACCccggcgcccctcccccgcccgcggGACCTCCAGGCTACGGTGGTGGCTCGGGTCTTCCGGCACCTGCGGCGAGCGGTAACGTCGATCTGAGTGCAATCCGCCCGGTCAACTCTGGGACAATGAGCTTCGACGACATCGTGTCACAGGCGCGAGCTTTTGCAGCCGAGAAGGGAGCCACGTCCTATGACCGGCCCCTTGTCTATGGCTCCGACTCGAGGAACAGCGATCGCGCCTATCGACGCTCGAGATCCCGCTCCCCTCCCCGAGGCGACTTTCACAGTAATGACCGTCGTGGCGCACACGGCCGCGACTACCCCCGGGATCGCTCGTACTCCCCACCCGCACGAGGTCGCACGTTTTCGCCTCGCGCAGGTGCCAACAGTGGTCGCGATCGCTCCCCTCTGCGTGGGGGCGATGACAACTCCGAGACAATACAGATCGAATCAAGCCTCGTCGGTCTCATCATCGGTCGGCAGGGCGAGAATCTCCGACGGATTGAGGCCGAGTCCAACTGTCGCGTGCAGTTCCTGGCTCCAACTGACGCTGGGTCTCACCGCCAGTGCAGGATTTCCGGTcctcgggcgcgccgcgccgaggtgAAAGCTGCCATTAATCGAATTATCGAGGACAGTGGAATGGGCGCCTTGAACCGGCCCCAGGAAAAGCCGCGGGATCAGGGCCGGGGTGGCTCGGCTGCCCTCCGTGAAGGTGAGGACCATATGCAGATCATGGTCCCGGACCGCACCGtcggcctcatcatcggGCGCGGAGGTGAGACCATTCGAGACCTCCAAGAACGTTCGGGATGCCACATCAACATCGTTGGCGAATCTAAGAGTGTCAACGGCTTGCGGCCTGTGAACCTGATAGGAAcggtcgaggctgcggccCGTGCCAAAGACTTCATCATGGAAATTGTGGACAGCGATACCCGGGGCGATGGACCCGCCGCAAAGAAGGCACCCGGAGGTGAACGAAACGACCGCCCTCCCCGGGATATCGGTGGGGGCGGGCCGGACAAGCTCAACGACTCTATCTACGTCCCGTCCGACGCCGTAGGCATGATAATCGGCAAGGGAGGGGAGACCATCCGCGACATGCAGAACGCGACGGGATGCAAGATTAACGTTGCCCAGTCTTCTGGTCCGGGAGAAGTTCAGAGAGAGATTGCCCTCATTGGTTCGCGCGACAGCATCGAGCGTGCCAAGCTCGCAATTGACGAGAAGGTTGAGGCGGTG AagagtggcggcggcagcggtggtggtggcggacgcggccgcggatACCAGGATCTTGACCGAAGCTCCTACTCCCAACCCGGCGCGAGCGCGTCTACTAACCAAGCAGCTCCTCAAGCAGCGGCTGGCGACGCTTCTGACCCGTATGCCCAAT ATGGCGGCTACCAAAACTATGTGGCGCTCTGGTATCAATCCCTGATGtaccagcaacagcagcagggcggaCAAGGAGCCCCGGCCGgagccccggccccgggGGCCCAGTGA